TCCAGCGACGGCGCCAGAGTGGCCTCGCCTTCTTTCCACTTGGCTGGGCAAACTTCGCCTGGGTGAGCAGCAACGTACTGAGCAGCCTTGATTTTGCGCAGCAGCTCGGAAGCGTCACGACCAACACCGCCGTCGTTCAGCTCAACGATTTTGATCTGGCCTTCTGGGTTGATCACGAAGGTGCCACGGTCAGCCAGGCCAACGTCTTCGATCAGTACGTCGAAGTTGCGGGAGATGGCGTGGGTTGGGTCGCCGATCATGGTGTATTCGATTTTGCCGATGGCTGGCGAAGTGTTGTGCCAGGCAGCGTGAGCAAAGTGGGTGTCAGTGGAAACGCTGTAGATTTCGACGCCCAGTTTCTGGAACGCGGCGTAGTTGTCAGCCAGGTCTTCCAGTTCGGTTGGGCAAACGAAGGTGAAGTCGGCTGGGTAGAAGAACACCACAGACCATTTGCCTTTCAGGTCTGCGTCCGACACTTGTACGAAGTCGCCATTTTTGAAAGCAGTTGCTTTAAACGGTTTTACTTGGCTGTTGATGATAGGCATCGGTGACTCTCCGTCAGGGTTGAAAAGTTGAGTTGAAAAGTTGATGGGGTGAACTCTACCCACTCGAACGCACGATGGCTCATTGGCAAACCTCATGCTGCTCATTGGTTTTCGCTATTAGCCGGTAGTATTAATAGACGAAAACTTACTTAGGCGCGTCGATGGATTTCTCCGCAAGGGTCGTCATCCCCAGAAACGGGCTGGCTTCGACGTAGCGCATGGCGGATTTCATGTCCTTCCAACCGACGTAATTCATCAACGACTTCAAATCCCAACCGCTCTGATGCGCCCACGTCGCAAAGCCGCGCCGCAGCGAGTGACTGGTGTAGAGCTCGGCGGCAATGCCGGCGCGCTCCAGCGCCTGGCGCAGCAACGGAATCACGCTGTTGGCGTGCAGCCCCTCCTCGCTCAGATGGCCCCAACGATCAATGCCGCGAAACACCGGTCCACGGACCAGCGCTGCTTCGGTGATCCAGGCGATGTACGCCTGCACCGGACACAAACGCTGCAAGGCCGGCGTCTGGTAAGTCTTGCCGAGGTTTTCGCGATCGCTTTTGCTGCGCGGCAGATACAGCGTGATGCCTGACTGAGCCACAGCTTTCAGGTGCTCAATTTGCAAACGGCACAACTCATCGCTACGGAAACCACGCCAGAAACCCAGCAAAATCAGCGCCGTGTCGCGCCGCGCCCTGAGCAATCCGGGCTGATCGCCTTCAGCCTTGGCGGTTTGCGCTTCCTGCTCCAACGAAGCCACCACTTGCTCCAGATGCTGCAGTTGCAATGGCTCGGCTTGTTTTTCCTGCGCCGGGTGCAAGGCGCGAATGCCCTTGAACACCTGACGCACGACCGGCGCCTTGGTCGGGTCGGAGAAACCCTGGCTGTTGTGCCATTGCGCCAACGCCGACAGACGCAGCTTCAGCGTATTGATCGACAGCAACCCTGCATGCGCCACCAGGTAACGCGCAACGCTCTCGCTGGTCGCTGGCAAAAATCCGCCCCAACTGACTTCGAAGTGCTCAATGGCCGCGCGATAGCTGCGACGGGTGTTGTCGCGGGTGGCGGCCTGTAGATAGCGATCCAGATCAGTCATGGGTTCAACTCTTGAAAACGTACCGTTTTAGCAGGCGAAAACCGTGTCGAAAGCTCATCACACGGGGTAATACCAGTATATCCCGCGTCATATACATTCGGTATTTAACTTTTATTTTGAGTGGTACACTATGTACTTTAGTGGTACGTACCACAGTACGAAATCGTAGGAGAACACATGGCTCGTGGCGGTGTAAACAAAGCAGTGGTGCAAACGGCCCGTCTGGCTATCCTCGCTCGCGGTGAAAACCCGAGCATCGACGCAGTACGAATCGAAATGGGCAATACCGGCTCGAAAACCACGATTCATCGCTATCTGAAGGAGCTCGATGGCGGCCCGCAGCGCACTGAAGAAGTCGCCGAGCCGATTGATGATGAACTGGCAGGATTGGTCTCACGCCTTGCGCAACGCCTCAAAGAACAGGCGCAAGAGCCGATTGATCAGGCCCGCGAAGCGTTCGAGCATCAGCGCAAAACCCTGGAAACGCAGCTTGATGAAGCGCGTGAAGCCAACACCGAATTGCAGCAGCAGTACGAGATTCAAAGCCTGGCGCTGACCCAGGAATCCGACGCGTTGCTGCAAACCCGCTCGATGCTGCAGACCGAGCAAACCCGCAACGCCGGACTCAATCAGGCGCTGGCGGATTTCGAATTACGCCTGAAGGACAAGGACGAGCAGATCCACTCGCTGGAAGACAAACACCTGCATGCCCGCGACGCGCTGGAGCATTACCGCAACGCTGTCAAAGAGCAGCGCGAGCAGGAGCAGCGTCGGCACGAAGGTCAGGTGCAGCAGATTCAGATGGAATTACGTCAGGCCCAGCAAAGCGCCCTCGTCCGCCAGGATGAGATCACGCAATTGCATCGCGATAACGAACGCGTGCTGACCGAGAGTCGCGGCACGCTGCGCGAGCTGAGTCTGTTGCAGGAACATCTCAAACAGGCCAACAACCGCCAGGACCAATTGCTCGAACATGCCAGCCGCGCCGACAACGAACGCACCCTCCTCCAGGAACGCTTGCGCATCGCGCTACTGGAAAGTCAGACGCTGAAACAGAGCGCTGATGAACAAGCGCAGATCAATCAATCATTGGAAATTGAGTTGGCGAAGACCCAGGCCAGCCTGGACGAAAGCGAAAGCATGCGTCTGGCGGCCGTCGTTGCGACAGCGCCAGACGCAGCGAAGGACGATTAACCGGCGACGGGCGTGCGCATGGTCACGAACTCTTCGGCGGCAGTTGGATGCACGCCGATGGTTTCATCGAAGTCGCGCTTGGTGGCGCCGGCCTTCAGCGCAATCGCCAGGCCCTGGACGATTTCCCCGGCGTCGGGGCCGACCATGTGGCAACCCAAGACTTTGTCGGATTTGCCATCGACCACCAGCTTCATCAGCGTGCGCTCCTGACATTCGGTCAAGGTCAGCTTCATCGGCCGGAAACGGCTTTCGTAGATCACCACTTCGTGCCCGGCCTCCCGGGCCTCTTCCTCGGTCAAACCGACGGTGCCGATGTTCGGCAAGCTGAACACCGCCGTCGGGATCATTTTGTAATCCACCGGACGATACTGCTCAGGCTTGAACAAACGCCGCGCCACCGCCATGCCTTCGGCCAGCGCCACTGGCGTCAATTGCACGCGACCAATTACATCGCCCAGGGCCAGGATCGACGGCTCGGCGGTCTGATACTGCTCATCGACTTCAACAAAGCCTTTCTTGTCGAGTTTGACCCCAGTGTTTTCCAGCCCGAGGTTGTCGAGCATCGGACGTCGGCCAGTCGCATAGAAAATGCAATCTGCTTGCAGTTGGCGGCCATCCTTGAGCGTCGCTTTCAGGCTGCCATCGGCGAGTTTCTCGATACGCTCGATGTCTGCGTTGAACTGCAAGTCCATACCGCGCTTGGTCAGCTCTTCCTGCAAATGCTTGCGCACCGCACCATCAAAGCCACGCAGGAACAGATCGCCGCGGTACAGCAGCGTCGTTTCGGCACCGAGGCCGTG
The window above is part of the Pseudomonas prosekii genome. Proteins encoded here:
- the gorA gene encoding glutathione-disulfide reductase gives rise to the protein MAFDFDLYVIGAGSGGVRAARFAAGFGAKVAVAESRYLGGTCVNVGCVPKKLLVYGAHFAEDFEQSSGFGWTLGEAKFDWATLIANKDREINRLNGIYRNLLVNSGVTLHEGHAKIVDPHTVEINGEQFTAKNILIATGGWPQIPEIPGHEHAISSNQAFFLKELPKRVLVVGGGYIAVEFAGIFHGLGAETTLLYRGDLFLRGFDGAVRKHLQEELTKRGMDLQFNADIERIEKLADGSLKATLKDGRQLQADCIFYATGRRPMLDNLGLENTGVKLDKKGFVEVDEQYQTAEPSILALGDVIGRVQLTPVALAEGMAVARRLFKPEQYRPVDYKMIPTAVFSLPNIGTVGLTEEEAREAGHEVVIYESRFRPMKLTLTECQERTLMKLVVDGKSDKVLGCHMVGPDAGEIVQGLAIALKAGATKRDFDETIGVHPTAAEEFVTMRTPVAG
- a CDS encoding DNA-binding protein: MARGGVNKAVVQTARLAILARGENPSIDAVRIEMGNTGSKTTIHRYLKELDGGPQRTEEVAEPIDDELAGLVSRLAQRLKEQAQEPIDQAREAFEHQRKTLETQLDEAREANTELQQQYEIQSLALTQESDALLQTRSMLQTEQTRNAGLNQALADFELRLKDKDEQIHSLEDKHLHARDALEHYRNAVKEQREQEQRRHEGQVQQIQMELRQAQQSALVRQDEITQLHRDNERVLTESRGTLRELSLLQEHLKQANNRQDQLLEHASRADNERTLLQERLRIALLESQTLKQSADEQAQINQSLEIELAKTQASLDESESMRLAAVVATAPDAAKDD
- the ahpC gene encoding alkyl hydroperoxide reductase subunit C, which encodes MPIINSQVKPFKATAFKNGDFVQVSDADLKGKWSVVFFYPADFTFVCPTELEDLADNYAAFQKLGVEIYSVSTDTHFAHAAWHNTSPAIGKIEYTMIGDPTHAISRNFDVLIEDVGLADRGTFVINPEGQIKIVELNDGGVGRDASELLRKIKAAQYVAAHPGEVCPAKWKEGEATLAPSLDLVGKI
- a CDS encoding site-specific integrase; the protein is MTDLDRYLQAATRDNTRRSYRAAIEHFEVSWGGFLPATSESVARYLVAHAGLLSINTLKLRLSALAQWHNSQGFSDPTKAPVVRQVFKGIRALHPAQEKQAEPLQLQHLEQVVASLEQEAQTAKAEGDQPGLLRARRDTALILLGFWRGFRSDELCRLQIEHLKAVAQSGITLYLPRSKSDRENLGKTYQTPALQRLCPVQAYIAWITEAALVRGPVFRGIDRWGHLSEEGLHANSVIPLLRQALERAGIAAELYTSHSLRRGFATWAHQSGWDLKSLMNYVGWKDMKSAMRYVEASPFLGMTTLAEKSIDAPK